A window of Aliarcobacter trophiarum LMG 25534 contains these coding sequences:
- a CDS encoding AtpZ/AtpI family protein, with translation MEERKDTKPKHRDKIEALDSLSVGISMVAAIVIGVGIGLALKHFTGYTWTLWLGVFWGIAAAGLNVYKAYKRAQKVYEGMENDPRYAHRAKYGDKSFDDEDK, from the coding sequence ATGGAAGAGAGAAAAGATACTAAGCCAAAACATAGAGATAAGATTGAAGCTTTAGATAGTTTATCTGTTGGAATTTCTATGGTTGCCGCTATTGTAATAGGGGTTGGAATAGGTTTGGCTTTAAAACACTTTACAGGATATACATGGACACTTTGGTTAGGTGTTTTTTGGGGTATTGCTGCAGCTGGCTTAAATGTTTATAAAGCATATAAAAGAGCTCAAAAAGTGTATGAAGGTATGGAAAATGATCCAAGATATGCACATAGAGCAAAATATGGTGATAAATCTTTTGATGATGAAGATAAGTAA